Proteins encoded together in one Lepisosteus oculatus isolate fLepOcu1 chromosome 2, fLepOcu1.hap2, whole genome shotgun sequence window:
- the ptrhd1 gene encoding putative peptidyl-tRNA hydrolase PTRHD1 — protein MAAPVACTGSPRCLVQYVVVRADLVRILAWPLGAVITQACHAATAAIHLNYNDPDTQEYLGELDSMHKVVLEAPDETALSSLSETLSQKGVAHKLWVEQPENTPTCLALKPYPKETVQPLLRKFKLFK, from the exons ATGGCAGCGCCGGTAGCCTGCACTGGGTCTCCCAGGTGTCTGGTGCAATACGTGGTGGTAAGAGCGGATCTGGTAAGGATATTGGCTTGGCCTCTGGGTGCAGTCATCACCCAGGCCTGCCATGCAGCTACCGCTGCCATACACTTGAACTACAATGACCCGGACACACAGGAGTACCTGGGCGAACTGGACAGCATGCACAAAGTGGTTCTGGAG GCTCCAGATGAAACTGCTCTCTCCAGCCTATCGGAAACGCTGAGTCAGAAGGGTGTGGCACACAAGCTGTGGGTGGAGCAGCCCGAAAACACACCCACCTGCCTGGCCTTGAAGCCATACCCGAAAGAGACTGTGCAGCCTCTTCTACGAAAGTTTAAACTCTTCAAGTGA
- the cenpo gene encoding centromere protein O, giving the protein MEEAREMLRQGVLTHLEVLEEKSVKLSQYQQQTLQKQSRVKKLRDTVQRLRAQRDQLRAKVNSTMSLQMLTAVLNLEGQDSNEEDDEETQYSIPEVNMSLLKARQTQVKSFLDIHRLIGGYDITETRSGRGLCFSLSTAYEGLYLDSYNLEIDLTRTLRIYRHNIPPFIPLEQLAKQNLQTDILGFLSSLSQHLNGFAGRSYQVKQIQEQLGDTVAVLEKNSLCNLVTIMCSDKVGKETSVLIILEYGDLTRCLPTQVTIESEDKALSHTARWIEYQSLFMQTPGHKVLLNLKKKGRIL; this is encoded by the exons ATGGAAGAAGCAAGAGAGATGCTCAGACAAG GTGTGCTGACTCACCTGGAGGTCTTGGAAGAGAAGTCTGTCAAGCTGAGCCAGTACCAGCAGCAGACTTTGCAGAAGCAGAGCAGAGTGAAGAAGCTGAGAGACACAGTGCAGAGACTGCGAGCTCAAAGGGACCAGCTGAGAGCCAAGGTCAACTCCACCATG TCGCTCCAGATGTTGACAGCAGTATTGAACCTAGAGGGACAAGACAGCAATGAAGAAGATGATGAAGAGACACAATATTCCATTCCTGAGGTTAACATGTCCCTGCTAAAAGCCAGACAGACCCAAGTGAAAAGTTTTCTGGATATACATCGTCTCATAG GTGGCTATGATATAACAGAGACTCGGAGTGGCAGAggactgtgtttttctttatcaACTGCTTATGAGGGTCTGTACCTGGACTCCTACAATCTGGAGATCGATTTGACTCGTACCCTGAGGATCTATCGCCACAACATCCCTCCGTTCATCCCTTTGGAACAGCTGGCAAAGCAAAACCTACAAACAGACATTCTGGGCTTTCTTAGCTCCCTCAGCCAGCACCTCAATGGATTTGCTGGTCGTAGCTACCAGGTCAAGCAGATACAG GAACAATTGGGAGATACAGTGGCTGTACTGGAGAAGAACTCCCTCTGTAATTTGGTGACCATAATGTGCTCTGATAAGGTGGGAAAGGAGACCTCAGTCCTGATTATTCTGGAATACGGAGACCTCACCCGGTGCCTCCCCACACAAGTCACTATTGAGTCTGAAG ACAAGGCGCTCTCCCACACAGCAAGATGGATAGAATACCAGTCCCTGTTCATGCAGACTCCAGGACACAAGGTCCTGCTCAACCTGAAGAAGAAGGGGCGGATACTTTAA